A section of the Harmonia axyridis chromosome 2, icHarAxyr1.1, whole genome shotgun sequence genome encodes:
- the LOC123672892 gene encoding uncharacterized protein K02A2.6-like, translated as MTDFHLKGLLQSLHQIIPKMLILKIIVTGADHLGKVCFKSKNTESTNQIEELFSIESEHIDYREKFMVKIKIEGKILIFEVDSGAAVSIMSYSMFKNFFPTLQIKKTDLKLVTYCKKVLDVVGYSRVGCIYETETHILNLYIVNTDRKPILGREWIRQLNIKLQNINQISVMNTPENILKKYPIVLEKSMGKILNIQARLKLKNNATPVFIRARKIPFALQSKVEEELLNLEKEGILVKVMRSEWATPIVPVVKANGKIRICGDFKITLNPNLIIDEYPLPSIENLFSTMAGGDKFTKLDLQQAYLQLEVHPDDQKFLTLSTPKGLFQCTRLMYGVASAPAIWQRLIENLLKDIPGVSVFLDDIKITAPDDNTHFERLEKVLCRLSDHNIRINYEKCEFMKDKIEYCGYVIDRSGIHKAKKKMDAIQNAKIPTNKTEVRAFTGLINYYGRFLENLSSKLYPIYNLLKEGVDFKWDIKCQRAFDTVKKEISSDRVLAHFDPQLTLILATDASPYAVGAVLSHVYPDGTERPIQFASQVLSTVQQKYSQIDKEAYSIIFGVKKFFYYLYGRRFTLYTDHKPLIQIFSPSKHLPTLSTTRMQHYALFLQTFQYDIKYKNSKEHSNADAMSRLPTNSKQINMYDESDAFEIYQIQNLPVTFEELRIESSKERSFSKLIKSLRLGKQVSKKDRFNVEQSEFSLQQGCLFRGQTVVIPQSLRPKILNELHSTYSGIIKTKQLARGYCWWPGISVDIENKIKNCSECNKFKNNPAKFPFHPWEKTSKPFERVHIDFAGPFMNRYFFILVDSYTRWPEIHVVKNMTVHTTIPLLRKIFSTFGLPAVLVSDNGPTFTSFEFKNFLRENGIFHKFSPPYHPATNGLAERYVQSFKGVLKTLGQNERDIELNLSKFLINYRKMPHTITGVSPSYLMFGRDIRTRLDLILPLKKYELNISKNTDFRVFREGERVMVREYLGFDKWQFGTVRKKLGSLIYLIELDDSRVWKRHVDQMRSMGEDTPLKISNTPSNTFIELPTILPSAKNNDNDYVAEKQNTLDGNVVQNKEIKPDGVPLKPEIPDDACTLRRSTRLRKAPSRLGIENCT; from the exons TTTCATCTAAAAGGGCTTTTGCAAAGTCTTCATCaaataattccaaaaatgttaattttaaaaattattgttacagGTGCGGATC ATCTGGGAAAGGTTTGTTTCAAAAGTAAAAATACAGAAAGTAcaaatcaaattgaagaactATTTTCTATTGAATCCGAACATATCGATTACAGGGAAAAATTTAtggtcaaaattaaaattgaaggtaaaattttaatttttgaagtaGACAGTGGAGCTGCTGTAAGTATAATGAGTTATTCtatgttcaaaaatttctttcctactttacaaattaaaaaaactgattTAAAACTAGTCACTTACTGCAAGAAAGTGTTGGATGTTGTGGGCTATTCAAGGGTGGGTTGCATTTATGAAACTGAAACTCACATTTTGAATTTATACATTGTTAATACCGATCGAAAACCTATTTTAGGCCGTGAGTGGATACGTCAATTGAACATTaaattacaaaatattaatcaaatttcCGTTATGAATacacctgaaaatattttaaaaaaatacccaatagttttggaaaaatcaatgggtaaaattcttaatattcaagctcgtcttaaattgaaaaataatgcaaCACCTGTTTTCATCAGAGCTAGAAAGATTCCATTCGCTTTACAATCCAAAGTGGAAGAAGAATTGTTGAATTTAGAAAAGGAAGGAATTTTAGTAAAAGTCATGCGTTCTGAGTGGGCTACACCCATTGTACCGGTTGTAAAAGCTAATGGGAAAATTCGCATTTGTGGTGATTTCAAAATAACCTTAAATCCAAACCTCATTATAGATGAGTATCCTCTACCTTCCatcgaaaatttattttccaCTATGGCTGGGGGAGATAAGTTCACGAAATTAGATTTACAACAGGCCTATTTACAATTAGAAGTACATCCGGATGATCAAAAATTTTTAACATTAAGTACACCTAAAGGACTTTTTCAATGTACTCGATTAATGTATGGGGTTGCTAGTGCGCCTGCTATTTGGCAACGCCTGATAGAAAATTTGCTGAAAGATATACCCGGTGTCTCAGTATTTTTAGATGACATCAAGATAACAGCCCCTGATGATAATACACATTTCGAGAGACTGGAAAAAGTTTTATGCAGACTTTCAGATcataatataagaattaattACGAAAAATGCGAATTTATGAAAGATAAAATAGAATATTGCGGCTATGTTATAGATAGGTCGGGCATACATAAAGCGAAAAAGAAAATGGATGCAAtccaaaacgcaaaaatacctACTAATAAAACTGAAGTCAGGGCTTTTACAGGTTTAATCAATTATTACGGAAGATTTTTAGAAAATCTTAGTTCAAAATTATACCCTATatacaatttattgaaagaaggtGTAGATTTCAAATGGGACATTAAATGCCAAAGAGCATTCGATACTGTCAAGAAAGAAATTAGTTCCGATCGAGTATTGGCTCATTTCGATCCTCAGTTAACATTAATTTTGGCTACTGATGCCAGCCCCTATGCGGTTGGCGCAGTACTTTCACATGTTTATCCAGATGGTACTGAAAGACCTATTCAATTCGCTTCACAAGTTTTATCGACagttcaacaaaaatattcacaaattgaTAAAGAAGCATATAGCATTATTTTTGGTGTCAAGAAATTCTTTTATTACCTTTATGGTAGAcgtttcaccctgtatacagatcATAAGCCTCTtatccaaattttttcaccatcaAAACATCTTCCAACTTTGTCTACCACAAGAATGCAACATTATGCATTATTTTTGCAAACATTTCAGTAcgatattaaatacaaaaattcaaaagaacatTCAAATGCGGACGCTATGTCCAGATTACCTACAAACTCGAAGCAAATTAATATGTACGATGAATCTGAtgcatttgaaatatatcaaatacaAAATTTACCTGTCACTTTCGAAGAATTACGAATTGAGTCTTCGAAAGAGCGCAGTTTTTCCAAATTAATAAAATCTTTACGCCTAGGTAAACAAGTATCCAAAAAGGATCGCTTCAATGTCGAACAATCTGAGTTTTCTTTACAGCAAGGCTGCTTGTTCCGTGGACAAACAGTTGTTATACCACAATCTTTacgtccaaaaattttgaatgagctTCACTCAACATATTCTGGTATAATTAAGACGAAACAATTGGCTAGAGGTTACTGTTGGTGGCCTGGAATATCAgtcgatattgaaaataaaattaaaaactgttctgaatgtaataaatttaaaaataatcccGCTAAATTTCCATTTCATCCATGGGAAAAGACAAGTAAACCATTCGAAAGAGTACATATTGACTTTGCCGGACCTTTCATGAATCGttacttttttattttagttgatTCATATACTCGTTGGCCGGAAATACATGTTGTCAAAAATATGACAGTTCATACTACAATACCTCtacttcgaaaaattttcagtaCTTTTGGTCTACCAGCTGTCTTAGTTAGCGATAATGGACCCACTTTTACGTCCTTtgaattcaagaattttttgagagagaatggaatttttcacaaGTTCTCACCTCCATATCATCCTGCTACAAATGGATTAGCAGAACGATATGTTCAGTCTTTCAAGGGTGTTTTAAAAACTCTGGGACAAAATGAGAGAGACATCGAATTGAATTTGTCTAAATTTCTTATTAATTACCGAAAAATGCCTCACACCATTACCGGAGTGAGTCCTTCTTATCTTATGTTTGGTAGGGATATTCGAACAAGACTTGATTTAATTTTGCCTCTAAAAAAATACGAactaaatatttctaaaaatactgattttagagtTTTCAGAGAGGGGGAAAGAGTCATGGTTAGGGAATACCTGGGGTTCGATAAATGGCAGTTTGGTACTGTGAGAAAGAAGTTGGGaagtttaatttatttaatcGAATTGGATGATTCTCGAGTTTGGAAGCGCCATGTCGATCAAATGCGTTCCATGGGTGAGGACACACCTTTGAAAATTAGCAACACACCATCTAACACATTTATTGAGCTTCCTACGATATTGCCTTCAGCGAAAAATAATGACAATGATTATGTTGCTGAAAAGCAAAATACTTTGGACGGAAATGTTGtccaaaataaagaaattaaaccaGATGGTGTACCACTAAAACCAGAAATTCCAGATGACGCTTGTACCCTAAGGAGATCTACACGATTGCGTAAAGCACCCTCACGATtgggaattgaaaattgtactTAA